A stretch of the Oenococcus sp. UCMA 16435 genome encodes the following:
- a CDS encoding ABC transporter ATP-binding protein, whose amino-acid sequence MIKINNLTKKYKDRLVLDKVNLQIPSNKISFFVGKNGSGKTTLMDILAGLNKVNHGSIQIDNKNVSIPYSKSLRKKIFSLPVENISVEYLTAKENLLYYSELFKLNLSDHKIKDILQSYNLFEETDFSVTFSTGMKKRLDLAILDMIAPEIILLDEPSLGLDVYHVDFLRKQILNYKKLGKTVIVTSHDMALSEKIADMIYLFSEKKIIAYNAKDVNSEEIVLESYEHHD is encoded by the coding sequence ATGATTAAAATTAATAATTTAACAAAAAAATACAAGGACAGGCTTGTCCTTGATAAGGTGAATTTACAGATTCCTTCTAATAAAATTTCTTTTTTCGTCGGAAAAAACGGTTCTGGTAAAACTACACTGATGGATATATTAGCCGGTTTGAACAAAGTAAATCATGGCAGCATTCAGATTGATAATAAAAATGTCAGTATTCCATACTCCAAATCACTTCGCAAAAAAATTTTCTCTTTGCCCGTTGAAAATATATCAGTGGAGTATTTAACAGCTAAAGAAAATCTTCTTTATTATAGCGAGCTATTTAAATTAAACCTTTCTGATCACAAGATAAAAGATATTTTACAATCTTATAATCTATTTGAAGAAACAGATTTTTCTGTGACTTTTTCGACCGGCATGAAGAAAAGACTCGATCTCGCAATTCTTGATATGATTGCTCCAGAAATAATTTTATTGGATGAACCGAGTTTAGGGCTTGATGTTTACCACGTCGATTTTTTGCGCAAACAAATTTTAAATTACAAAAAATTAGGAAAAACAGTTATCGTAACCAGTCACGATATGGCATTATCGGAAAAAATTGCCGACATGATTTATTTATTTTCCGAAAAGAAAATTATTGCTTATAACGCAAAAGATGTTAATAGCGAAGAAATAGTATTGGAATCGTATGAACATCATGATTAA
- a CDS encoding aldo/keto reductase has translation MDKENVAIGKSDVVSTPLGLGTNAVGGTNLFPNLQDNTGIEIVKTGLNNGIKLLDTAFAYGMGHSEELIGQAIKGYKRDQIVIASKAAQDTSTGNIIINNSPDFLKKAVDDSLIRLQTDYIDIFYIHFPDEKTPKNEAVATLNDLKKAGKIRAIGVSNFSLAQIKEANQDDYVDVVENEYSLLHRDAEKDVFPYLHDHKISFVPFFPLASGLLTGKYSKTVAFPEDDIRHDNPDFKGDRFSEIVGKVSSIKSIADSHNATTAQVILAWYIANPDISVVIPGAKKTSQVESNAKSLGIKLNDSEYKQIDDTFKGF, from the coding sequence ATGGATAAGGAAAATGTTGCTATTGGAAAATCAGATGTGGTTTCAACCCCACTCGGTCTTGGTACTAATGCCGTTGGTGGAACAAATCTGTTTCCAAATTTACAAGATAATACCGGAATCGAAATTGTCAAAACAGGTCTTAATAATGGAATAAAATTACTCGACACAGCTTTTGCTTACGGAATGGGCCACTCAGAAGAATTAATCGGCCAAGCGATCAAAGGTTATAAACGTGATCAGATCGTAATTGCCAGCAAAGCAGCTCAGGATACATCCACTGGTAATATCATTATTAACAACAGTCCGGATTTTTTAAAAAAAGCTGTCGACGATAGTTTGATCCGTTTACAAACTGATTATATTGATATTTTTTATATCCATTTTCCTGATGAAAAAACACCAAAGAATGAAGCCGTAGCAACTTTAAATGACCTTAAAAAAGCCGGAAAAATTCGCGCTATCGGTGTTTCGAACTTCTCATTAGCTCAAATAAAAGAAGCCAATCAAGATGATTATGTCGATGTCGTTGAAAACGAATATAGTTTGTTACATCGCGATGCGGAAAAAGATGTCTTCCCTTATCTACATGACCACAAAATTTCCTTTGTGCCTTTCTTCCCATTGGCTTCCGGTCTTTTGACAGGAAAATATTCTAAAACGGTAGCTTTTCCCGAAGACGACATTCGTCATGATAATCCAGATTTCAAGGGTGATCGTTTTTCCGAAATAGTAGGTAAAGTTTCATCAATTAAATCAATTGCGGATTCCCACAATGCAACAACTGCTCAGGTTATTCTTGCCTGGTATATTGCTAACCCGGACATCAGTGTCGTTATTCCCGGTGCAAAAAAAACTTCTCAAGTAGAAAGCAATGCTAAATCGCTTGGCATAAAATTAAACGACAGTGAATATAAACAAATCGATGATACTTTTAAAGGGTTTTAA
- the murQ gene encoding N-acetylmuramic acid 6-phosphate etherase — MDLSKLTTEIRNKKTMSLDTMTVHEFATVINQEDQSVPINVGKSLPAIENAITAITKQFNQGGRLFYIGAGTSGRLGVLDAAECVPTFGIEPEMVQGLIAGGASAMTVPVEGAEDNPELASFDLETHSLTAADAVVGIAASGRTPYVIGGLDYANSIRATTISLACNQDSEISKHARIAIEVPVGPEILTGSTRLKAGTAQKLVLNMLSTGAMVGIGKVYENLMVDVRPTNEKLLARSKRIICQATGCDETMATQFFQSADQNVKLAIVMILTNLPITEAKNRLKKANGFISKTIPK, encoded by the coding sequence ATGGATCTTTCGAAATTAACAACTGAAATACGTAATAAAAAAACAATGAGTTTAGATACGATGACTGTTCATGAGTTTGCCACCGTGATTAATCAGGAGGATCAAAGCGTCCCGATTAATGTTGGCAAGTCATTGCCGGCAATTGAAAATGCTATAACCGCCATTACCAAACAATTCAATCAGGGAGGACGCTTATTTTATATAGGAGCTGGGACCAGCGGACGCTTGGGCGTATTGGACGCTGCCGAATGTGTACCTACTTTTGGAATTGAACCGGAAATGGTTCAAGGATTGATTGCTGGTGGAGCTTCCGCAATGACAGTTCCTGTTGAAGGTGCTGAAGATAATCCTGAACTTGCTTCCTTTGATCTTGAAACTCATTCATTAACGGCTGCTGATGCAGTTGTCGGAATTGCTGCTAGCGGCCGCACTCCGTATGTTATCGGCGGTCTGGATTATGCCAACAGTATAAGGGCCACGACTATTAGTTTGGCATGCAACCAAGACTCTGAAATATCCAAGCATGCGCGAATCGCTATTGAAGTGCCCGTTGGGCCGGAAATCTTAACTGGTTCAACCCGCCTAAAAGCTGGCACTGCCCAAAAATTAGTTCTGAATATGCTTTCAACCGGCGCTATGGTGGGCATTGGAAAAGTATATGAAAATCTTATGGTTGATGTGCGTCCGACTAATGAAAAATTGTTGGCTCGCAGTAAACGAATTATTTGCCAAGCAACTGGTTGTGACGAAACGATGGCCACTCAATTTTTTCAATCTGCTGATCAAAACGTTAAATTGGCTATCGTTATGATTCTGACAAACCTTCCCATCACCGAGGCAAAAAATCGACTTAAGAAAGCCAATGGCTTTATCTCTAAAACAATTCCGAAATAA
- a CDS encoding sulfite exporter TauE/SafE family protein: MLENLNSWLILFPAGILAGILSSVTGLASLVSYPTLLAIGVPPVFADVTNTAALVLTGFGSSISSQKELKNHKKELLKILPLTILGSAFGSIILLVEPVSSFTHIVPFFILFAGLLLLFPTSKERKEIENRTLKKKNSGYSDILKKMAYVSAVFLVGAYGGYFGAAAGVIMLAIFSITSKSEFPVYNALKNVSLGFSNLVATIIYTFKSHIYWLLVIPLGAGLFLGGYIGPKIVRVIPEKILKIAVGLGAIILSASLFIQAYK; this comes from the coding sequence TTGTTAGAAAATTTAAATTCATGGTTGATCCTGTTTCCCGCCGGAATCCTGGCAGGGATTTTAAGCTCTGTGACCGGATTAGCCTCGTTGGTATCTTATCCAACTCTACTAGCAATTGGCGTACCACCGGTTTTTGCCGATGTTACTAATACAGCTGCATTAGTTTTGACTGGTTTTGGTTCCAGTATATCTTCTCAAAAAGAATTAAAAAACCATAAAAAAGAACTTCTGAAAATCCTGCCGCTTACTATACTCGGAAGTGCTTTTGGCTCGATTATATTATTAGTAGAGCCTGTATCTTCTTTTACTCATATCGTGCCGTTTTTTATTCTTTTTGCTGGTTTGTTATTGCTGTTTCCAACTAGCAAAGAAAGAAAAGAAATTGAAAATCGAACACTAAAAAAGAAAAATAGCGGGTACTCCGACATTTTAAAAAAAATGGCTTACGTAAGTGCTGTTTTTTTGGTCGGAGCTTATGGAGGATATTTCGGAGCTGCTGCTGGAGTCATCATGTTGGCAATTTTCTCAATTACCAGTAAGTCGGAATTTCCTGTTTACAATGCTCTAAAAAATGTTTCTTTGGGTTTCTCGAATTTAGTTGCCACAATAATATATACTTTCAAGTCACATATATATTGGCTGTTAGTGATTCCGTTGGGTGCCGGTTTGTTTTTAGGCGGATATATCGGGCCAAAGATAGTCAGGGTAATTCCTGAGAAAATTCTTAAAATAGCCGTCGGTTTGGGAGCAATTATCTTATCAGCTAGCCTTTTTATTCAAGCTTATAAATAA
- a CDS encoding alpha-glucosidase, with translation MSKQWFKDSVVYQIYPRSFQDSNNDGIGDLNGIKSRLSYLKKLGVDVLWLNPIYRSPDKDNGYDIADYETIQDVYGTMDDFDSLLSDVHSHGMKLLMDLVVNHTSDQHEWFQESKKSKDNPFSDFYIWRDPVDGHEPNNWSSFFSGSTWTYVPERKQYYLHLFAPAQPDLNWENPEVRQHVYSLMKFWLDKGVDGFRMDVINLISKPNGLPNIPGVKSGNPGKIVADGPKLNDYLKEMNKEVLSHYDIMTVGEMPDSSPKDAIKYTGLDSNELNMVFQFQHVSLSPNPDQRLGKWNNVPVKLTELKKALNRWQKELDGKGWNSLYWNNHDQPRAVSRFGNDDDEYRIISAKMLGTTLHLMQGTPYIYEGEEIGMTNAHYTDLDQYEDLESINAYHELVDQEKIVDKSTMLKYLSNISRDNARTPMQWNDKNNAGFSSVKPWFALNHNYRLINVEDSLANKDSVFYYYQKLIKLRHDNKIIKYGTFEEIDPDDDQVYAYRRHYEGVTLLVISNFTDKIISRDYGQSNDSTLLIDNYDDDKITELRPYEAKAYLFK, from the coding sequence ATGTCAAAACAATGGTTTAAGGACTCCGTGGTTTATCAAATATATCCAAGAAGTTTTCAGGATAGTAATAATGATGGCATTGGTGATCTAAATGGAATCAAGAGTCGTTTATCTTACCTAAAAAAATTAGGAGTCGATGTCTTATGGCTTAACCCCATTTATCGTTCACCAGACAAGGACAACGGATATGACATCGCCGATTATGAAACAATTCAGGATGTTTATGGAACGATGGACGATTTCGATTCATTACTAAGCGATGTCCACTCTCATGGTATGAAATTATTAATGGATTTGGTTGTTAATCACACTTCTGATCAACATGAGTGGTTTCAAGAAAGTAAAAAATCAAAAGACAATCCATTTTCTGATTTCTATATTTGGCGAGATCCGGTAGATGGCCACGAGCCTAATAATTGGTCATCATTCTTCAGCGGAAGCACCTGGACTTATGTTCCCGAAAGAAAACAATATTACCTTCATCTTTTTGCCCCCGCACAACCAGATCTGAATTGGGAAAATCCTGAAGTTCGGCAACACGTATATTCGTTAATGAAATTTTGGCTCGATAAGGGCGTAGACGGTTTCCGAATGGATGTTATAAACCTTATTTCCAAACCAAACGGTTTACCTAATATTCCCGGAGTAAAGTCTGGTAACCCTGGAAAAATAGTCGCTGATGGTCCTAAATTAAATGATTATTTAAAAGAAATGAATAAAGAAGTCCTTTCTCATTACGATATTATGACTGTTGGCGAAATGCCAGATTCGTCTCCCAAAGATGCCATTAAATATACCGGATTAGATAGTAACGAACTCAATATGGTTTTTCAATTTCAACATGTTTCATTGAGTCCTAATCCCGATCAACGTCTTGGTAAATGGAATAATGTTCCAGTTAAATTAACCGAACTAAAAAAAGCGTTGAATAGGTGGCAAAAAGAATTGGACGGTAAAGGTTGGAATAGTCTTTACTGGAACAATCATGACCAGCCACGTGCAGTGTCTCGTTTTGGAAATGATGATGATGAATATCGTATTATATCAGCCAAAATGTTAGGTACTACTCTTCACTTAATGCAAGGAACGCCATATATATACGAAGGCGAAGAAATTGGTATGACAAACGCGCATTATACTGACCTTGATCAATATGAAGATCTTGAATCAATCAATGCTTATCATGAATTGGTTGACCAAGAAAAAATTGTCGACAAGTCAACAATGTTAAAGTATCTATCAAATATTTCACGTGACAATGCCCGCACACCAATGCAATGGAATGATAAAAACAATGCAGGATTTTCAAGCGTTAAACCATGGTTTGCTCTTAATCACAATTACAGATTGATTAATGTTGAGGATTCATTGGCCAACAAGGATTCCGTGTTCTATTATTATCAGAAATTAATTAAGCTTCGTCATGATAATAAAATAATAAAATATGGAACTTTTGAGGAAATAGATCCCGATGATGACCAGGTATACGCATACCGTCGTCATTATGAAGGAGTCACCTTGTTAGTTATAAGCAACTTTACCGACAAAATTATAAGTCGTGATTATGGTCAGTCTAATGATTCAACTTTACTTATTGACAATTATGATGATGATAAAATAACCGAATTAAGGCCGTATGAGGCAAAAGCCTATTTATTTAAATAA
- a CDS encoding MFS transporter: MENKLKLQTKKRVPKIGEVIDDPTKNQVPWSERFSYSLSDFACNLSFQMVGTYLMFFYTDVFGLAAAAVGTLFLVARIIDAFDGPFWGIMIDHTHTKWGKSRPYFLWFSAPFAVFCVLVFSAPQMSMGMKLVWAYITYIGVDVLYSAVNIPITSVLPSLTSNPQERVTLSTIRQFMGTTGGTIVTVIVLPLVAWFGGSNASKGWFLTALTVGVIALILLLIVFKNIHERVQTRSSKKSIPVKTAIKALKKNWPWAIIIFINFIYWLGMQTRSQVTVYFFKYNMHDADLASLILGIQIVSLLAIVATPWTSKKIGKRNTMLMGMLLAIAGQLILDVGAHSLNVLIIIVGTVVGYLGTGFVSGLIAVMLADAVDYGEWKNGVRAEGMVTSFSSFSAKLGMGFGGVITGFILTAGGYVANHTQTAQSLNAIEANYVWVPIIGFGLSAIALLFYRVDHIEGKMQSDLQAKHEKENKEDTVAN; the protein is encoded by the coding sequence ATGGAGAACAAGTTAAAGTTACAAACAAAAAAACGTGTTCCTAAAATTGGCGAGGTCATTGACGATCCAACCAAAAACCAAGTTCCATGGTCAGAAAGATTCAGCTATAGTCTGAGTGATTTCGCCTGTAACTTGTCATTTCAAATGGTTGGAACCTATTTGATGTTCTTCTATACCGATGTCTTTGGTCTTGCGGCGGCGGCGGTTGGAACTTTATTTTTGGTTGCTCGAATTATCGATGCTTTTGATGGTCCCTTTTGGGGCATTATGATTGATCACACACATACGAAATGGGGTAAGAGCAGACCATATTTCTTATGGTTCTCGGCACCCTTTGCTGTATTTTGTGTCTTGGTTTTCTCTGCGCCCCAGATGAGTATGGGCATGAAACTCGTATGGGCATATATTACCTATATCGGTGTAGATGTTTTGTATTCAGCCGTCAATATCCCGATTACGTCGGTTTTGCCGTCCCTGACAAGTAACCCTCAAGAACGTGTTACGTTGAGCACGATCCGACAATTTATGGGGACTACCGGCGGAACGATAGTAACAGTTATCGTCCTGCCGCTTGTTGCTTGGTTCGGTGGCAGTAACGCTTCTAAAGGCTGGTTTCTTACAGCCCTAACCGTTGGTGTTATCGCTCTTATTTTACTTTTAATCGTCTTTAAAAATATTCATGAACGGGTCCAGACTCGGTCAAGTAAAAAGTCAATTCCGGTTAAAACCGCTATTAAAGCCTTAAAGAAGAATTGGCCTTGGGCAATTATTATCTTTATTAATTTTATTTATTGGTTAGGTATGCAGACCCGCTCGCAAGTAACTGTCTACTTCTTCAAATACAATATGCACGATGCTGATTTGGCCTCGCTGATCTTAGGAATCCAAATCGTTTCATTGCTGGCGATCGTCGCAACGCCTTGGACTTCTAAAAAAATAGGCAAGCGGAATACCATGTTGATGGGTATGCTGTTGGCAATTGCCGGCCAATTGATTTTGGATGTCGGTGCACATTCCTTAAACGTCTTAATTATCATCGTCGGAACGGTTGTCGGTTATTTGGGAACTGGTTTTGTTTCCGGATTGATTGCCGTTATGCTGGCTGATGCTGTTGATTATGGTGAATGGAAAAACGGTGTTCGTGCTGAAGGAATGGTTACCTCGTTTTCAAGTTTTAGTGCAAAACTAGGCATGGGATTCGGAGGGGTAATTACTGGTTTTATTTTAACTGCCGGTGGTTATGTCGCTAATCATACCCAAACTGCCCAATCTTTGAATGCGATCGAAGCCAATTATGTCTGGGTACCAATTATTGGTTTTGGACTTTCTGCAATCGCCTTACTGTTCTATCGGGTTGATCACATTGAAGGCAAAATGCAAAGCGATCTTCAAGCCAAACATGAAAAAGAGAATAAAGAAGACACGGTAGCTAATTAA